From the genome of Papaver somniferum cultivar HN1 chromosome 2, ASM357369v1, whole genome shotgun sequence, one region includes:
- the LOC113347225 gene encoding NEDD8 ultimate buster 1-like, translating to MEAEGDNSPVVNMEADGDTSTPARMAKLKIAGAWSGVLEVDLREWTVMMLREEIAKRSGSSLAPNSINLICGGKVMKDEENQSQPKLSELGFIKNNSKILASRISVSDNVEEDPRTSFKKEEERATTLARIKDAAVSLARRHADGSLPVENFNIELENQNGETFQLGSETDRQGLMMGLMLHTNGKHLIKQQKYRDALDVLNMGEESFALCDSAVTEMIDNVPILQIDMVWCYFMLRDIKWLSMAGVRLEKARKGLERSHGKDSSRARVLQGGAQPEVALYLRLELLEGVVAYHSGQTEKALKSLNSAQAKYIQLQVPDEALSMLMSMGYGEKEAKRALRMNNQNIERAAGFLVEEYERDARRREEDIRREKEIREQKKYGVTALKKAVDLQRLDELVSIGFEKELAAEALRRNENDFQMALDELTNPEKFTAIQVLVASKKRKRLGEHLVRMGFDRSRVVEALRNSVTKEEALNILTSQAPGNASTDSAPPTQLHNNEGSSSDLNNVDATGGSSSSGVNENTEEIRDVEMEHVLAHELTGDPYEDYDIEVTKEGEAVTEYLALLASASTPVV from the coding sequence ATGGAGGCTGAAGGTGATAATAGCCCCGTCGTGAACATGGAGGCTGATGGTGATACTAGCACTCCTGCTCGGATGGCGAAACTGAAGATCGCCGGAGCATGGTCAGGTGTGTTAGAAGTTGATTTACGGGAATGGACTGTTATGATGCTGAGGGAAGAGATTGCTAAGCGATCAGGATCATCTCTTGCACCGAATTCAATCAATCTTATCTGTGGTGGTAAAGTTATGAAAGATGAGGAAAATCAGAGTCAACCCAAATTGAGCGAATTAGGTTTTATTAAAAACAATTCTAAGATTCTTGCTTCTCGGATCTCTGTATCCGACAACGTTGAAGAAGATCCTCGTACTTCATTCAAGAAAGAGGAGGAACGGGCGACTACACTTGCTAGAATTAAAGACGCTGCTGTATCATTGGCAAGGAGACATGCTGATGGTTCGTTGCCAGTCGAGAATTTTAATATAGAACTGGAGAATCAGAATGGAGAGACGTTTCAATTGGGTTCTGAGACTGATAGGCAAGGGTTGATGATGGGGCTGATGCTGCACACGAATGGGAAACATTTGATTAAGCAACAAAAGTATAGGGATGCTCTAGACGTGCTTAACATGGGGGAGGAGTCTTTTGCGCTGTGTGATTCGGCGGTGACTGAGATGATTGACAATGTGCCAATACTGCAGATTGATATGGTTTGGTGCTACTTTATGCTAAGAGATATCAAGTGGCTTTCCATGGCGGGTGTGAGGCTTGAAAAAGCTAGAAAAGGGTTGGAACGATCACATGGGAAGGACTCGTCTAGAGCTAGAGTCCTTCAGGGAGGTGCTCAGCCTGAGGTTGCTTTGTACCTGCGACTCGAGCTCTTGGAAGGTGTCGTGGCTTATCACAGTGGCCAGACTGAAAAGGCATTAAAGTCATTGAACTCTGCACAAGCTAAATATATTCAGCTTCAGGTGCCAGATGAAGCTTTATCAATGCTTATGAGTATGGGCTATGGGGAAAAAGAGGCAAAGAGAGCACTTAGAATGAATAATCAGAACATTGAGAGAGCTGCTGGGTTCCTAGTTGAGGAGTACGAAAGGGATGCACGGAGAAGGGAAGAAGATATTCGCCGTGAAAAAGAGATTAGGGAGCAGAAAAAATATGGAGTTACTGCTCTTAAGAAGGCTGTGGATCTgcaaagattggatgagttggtTTCCATTGGGTTTGAGAAGGAACTTGCTGCAGAAGCACTTAGGAGGAACGAAAACGATTTTCAAATGGCCTTGGACGAACTAACGAATCCAGAAAAATTTACTGCTATACAGGTTCTTGTGGCTTCAAAGAAGAGGAAAAGGCTTGGTGAACATCTTGTGAGAATGGGGTTTGATAGATCAAGAGTGGTTGAAGCTCTGCGGAACTCAGTAACAAAAGAGGAGGCACTGAATATATTAACTAGTCAAGCACCTGGTAATGCTAGCACAGATTCTGCTCCTCCGACGCAATTGCACAACAATGAAGGATCATCGTCTGATTTGAACAACGTTGATGCAACAGGAGGTAGTTCTTCGAGTGGCGTCAATGAGAATACAGAAGAGATTAGGGATGTTGAGATGGAACATGTGCTTGCACACGAACTAACAGGAGATCCCTACGAAGACTATGATATTGAGGTTACAAAAGAAGGTGAAGCTGTTACTGAGTACTTGGCTTTACTGGCTTCTGCATCCACACCTGTTGTTTAA